The Clostridium septicum genome contains a region encoding:
- the nagE gene encoding N-acetylglucosamine-specific PTS transporter subunit IIBC, with product MSKGNTSVLGFLQKLGKALMTPIAALPAAGLLLRLGQPDVLDISWMAAAGDAIMGNMAILFAIGIAVGLAEENNGVAGLAGAIGYFVLTKVAFAFAGELNPGIADGSIKFDMGVLAGFATGIIGGLLYNKFKDIKVPQFLGFFGGKRFVPIITSLVCLILGVAMGWIWPSIQDGINNFGNTMANSGPIGAFGFGFLNRLLIPIGLHHVLNTIFWFQFGTFTAASGEVFNGDIFRFLNGDPTAGAFQTGFFPIMMFALPAACFAMIAAAKKEKRKAVTGMLAGIAFTSFLTGVTEPIEFTFMFLAPVLYGAHALLTGVSLALTNFLGMRDGFSFSAGFIDYVLNFNIAENPIGLVFVGLAFAAIYFVIFYAVIKKFDLKTPGREDDEIDVIDSRDMKGKKSDLDVTAKGIIEAIGGKDNIKSLDACVTRIRLTLADSKKIDESKLKKLGATGVMKLSGNNVQVVVGTIADPLVSRMKKQL from the coding sequence ATGTCAAAAGGAAACACAAGTGTTCTAGGGTTTTTACAGAAATTAGGTAAAGCTTTAATGACACCAATTGCAGCTTTGCCAGCAGCAGGTTTATTACTAAGATTAGGTCAACCTGACGTATTAGACATTTCTTGGATGGCAGCAGCTGGAGACGCTATAATGGGAAATATGGCTATACTATTTGCAATAGGTATTGCTGTAGGTTTAGCAGAAGAAAATAATGGAGTAGCTGGTTTAGCTGGGGCAATAGGTTATTTTGTATTAACTAAAGTTGCATTTGCATTTGCAGGTGAATTAAATCCAGGAATAGCTGACGGAAGTATAAAATTTGATATGGGCGTTTTAGCAGGTTTTGCAACAGGTATTATAGGGGGATTACTTTATAATAAATTCAAAGATATTAAAGTACCGCAGTTCCTTGGATTCTTTGGAGGAAAAAGATTCGTTCCAATTATTACTTCTTTAGTATGTTTAATACTAGGGGTTGCTATGGGATGGATATGGCCAAGTATTCAAGATGGTATAAATAACTTTGGTAACACTATGGCTAATTCAGGTCCAATTGGAGCATTTGGATTTGGTTTCTTAAACAGATTATTAATTCCAATCGGATTACACCATGTATTAAATACAATATTCTGGTTCCAATTTGGTACATTTACAGCAGCTTCAGGAGAAGTGTTCAATGGAGATATATTCAGATTCTTAAATGGAGACCCAACTGCAGGGGCATTCCAAACAGGATTCTTCCCAATTATGATGTTTGCTTTACCAGCAGCTTGTTTTGCTATGATAGCAGCAGCTAAGAAAGAGAAGAGAAAAGCAGTTACAGGTATGTTAGCAGGTATAGCGTTTACTTCATTCTTAACAGGTGTAACAGAACCAATCGAATTTACATTTATGTTCTTAGCACCAGTTTTATATGGAGCTCATGCCTTATTAACAGGGGTATCATTAGCGTTAACTAACTTCCTGGGTATGAGAGACGGTTTCTCATTCTCAGCAGGTTTTATAGATTATGTTTTAAACTTTAATATTGCTGAAAATCCAATTGGATTAGTATTCGTTGGATTAGCATTTGCAGCAATTTACTTTGTAATATTCTATGCTGTAATTAAAAAGTTTGATTTAAAGACGCCAGGTAGAGAAGATGATGAAATAGACGTAATAGATAGCAGAGATATGAAGGGTAAAAAGTCAGATTTAGATGTTACAGCTAAAGGGATAATAGAAGCAATCGGTGGTAAAGACAACATTAAATCATTAGATGCTTGTGTTACAAGAATAAGATTAACATTAGCAGATAGCAAAAAAATTGATGAATCAAAATTAAAGAAATTAGGAGCTACAGGTGTAATGAAGCTTTCAGGAAACAACGTACAAGTTGTTGTTGGTACTATAGCAGATCCACTAGTATCTCGTATGAAAAAACAACTTTAA
- the glgA gene encoding glycogen synthase GlgA, which translates to MKILMVASEAHPFIKTGGLGDVMGALPQALKNQGIDIRVIIPKYQYINENFVKSLKFIKAFRVKVGWRNQYCGVFQCEYKGVIYYFLDNEYYFKRKELYGHYDDGERFAFFNRAVLETINQLNWKPDVIHCNDWQTGMIPVLYKLEYQKREFYKNIKIFFSIHNLLFKGVMSPKILPELFGYDYEPFLNGSLELDGGVSFLKGGINYSDQILTVSETYAWEIQTREYGEGLEGLLKERSYALKGIINGIDYEEYNPKNDKFICKTYSESEIDNKVINKEKLQRQLGLPVNRDIPMIGMVTRLTHQKGCDLIINILDRLLQRDIQVVILGTGDYLYEETFRNFNYRYHDKVSVNINFDNSLAHKIYAGSDLFLMPSLFEPCGLGQLIALRYGTLPIVRETGGLRDTIKPYNKYNGVGNGFGFVNYLGNELMEVTEYALEIYKDKNTWNSLIAQAMRSDNSWEKSANEYRRLYGEVIGR; encoded by the coding sequence ATGAAGATATTAATGGTAGCCTCTGAAGCTCATCCTTTTATTAAAACTGGGGGGTTAGGAGATGTAATGGGAGCACTTCCTCAAGCTTTAAAAAATCAAGGCATAGATATAAGAGTGATAATTCCTAAATATCAATATATTAATGAAAACTTCGTTAAAAGTTTAAAGTTTATAAAAGCTTTTAGAGTTAAAGTGGGTTGGAGAAATCAATATTGTGGTGTATTTCAATGTGAATATAAGGGTGTAATTTATTATTTTTTAGATAATGAATATTATTTTAAAAGAAAAGAATTATACGGACATTATGATGATGGCGAGAGGTTCGCTTTTTTTAATAGAGCAGTTTTAGAAACTATTAACCAATTAAATTGGAAACCAGATGTAATTCATTGCAATGATTGGCAAACAGGGATGATACCAGTTTTATATAAATTGGAATATCAAAAAAGAGAGTTTTATAAAAATATAAAAATATTCTTTTCTATACACAACTTACTTTTTAAGGGAGTTATGTCGCCAAAGATTTTACCAGAGTTATTTGGCTATGACTATGAACCATTTTTAAATGGAAGTTTGGAATTGGATGGTGGAGTAAGTTTTTTAAAAGGTGGAATAAATTATTCAGATCAAATATTAACAGTAAGTGAAACTTATGCTTGGGAAATACAAACTAGAGAATATGGTGAAGGTTTAGAAGGACTTTTAAAAGAGCGAAGTTATGCTCTGAAGGGAATAATAAATGGTATTGATTATGAAGAATATAATCCTAAGAATGATAAATTCATATGTAAAACATATTCAGAGTCTGAAATTGATAATAAGGTTATAAATAAGGAAAAGTTGCAAAGGCAACTTGGATTACCAGTAAATAGAGATATACCAATGATTGGTATGGTAACTAGGCTTACTCACCAAAAAGGTTGTGATTTAATAATAAACATATTAGATAGGTTATTGCAAAGAGATATACAAGTAGTTATTTTAGGAACTGGAGATTATTTATATGAAGAAACATTTAGAAATTTTAATTATAGATATCATGATAAAGTTTCTGTAAATATAAATTTTGATAACTCTTTGGCACACAAAATATATGCTGGATCAGATTTATTTTTGATGCCTTCTCTATTTGAGCCATGTGGTTTAGGACAGCTTATAGCATTACGATATGGAACATTACCAATAGTTAGAGAAACTGGTGGATTAAGAGACACAATAAAGCCTTACAATAAATATAATGGAGTAGGGAATGGGTTTGGTTTTGTTAATTATCTAGGAAATGAGCTTATGGAAGTAACAGAATATGCATTAGAGATATATAAGGATAAAAATACTTGGAATTCCTTAATTGCACAAGCAATGAGATCTGATAATAGTTGGGAAAAATCAGCAAATGAATATAGAAGATTATATGGTGAAGTAATTGGTAGATAG
- a CDS encoding PTS sugar transporter subunit IIA, with translation MFDFLKNMFKSNEAPQKEEVNKKSSGLLAPVSGQAIPLSEVPDQVFAEKLAGDGIGIIAEGDTVVAPADGELTLVFKTKHAFAMTLDNGLELLVHIGLETVSLNGEGFEQLVEQGTRVKAGTPIMKIDTNFIASKGLSLATPVLITNVDAAKSITPVATGKVVAGETPVVDFEV, from the coding sequence ATGTTCGATTTTTTAAAAAATATGTTTAAATCAAATGAAGCTCCACAAAAAGAAGAAGTGAACAAAAAATCATCTGGACTTCTTGCTCCTGTCTCAGGTCAAGCAATTCCTTTATCTGAAGTGCCAGATCAAGTTTTTGCTGAAAAGTTAGCTGGAGATGGAATAGGTATAATAGCTGAGGGAGATACTGTTGTTGCTCCTGCTGATGGAGAATTAACTTTAGTTTTCAAAACAAAGCATGCTTTTGCAATGACTTTAGATAATGGTTTAGAACTGTTAGTTCATATAGGTTTAGAAACTGTATCTCTAAATGGAGAAGGTTTTGAACAACTTGTAGAACAAGGAACTAGAGTTAAAGCTGGTACTCCTATAATGAAGATAGATACTAACTTCATAGCAAGCAAAGGATTATCTCTTGCTACACCAGTTTTAATAACTAATGTAGATGCAGCTAAATCAATCACTCCAGTTGCTACTGGAAAAGTTGTAGCTGGTGAAACTCCAGTTGTTGACTTTGAAGTTTAA
- a CDS encoding GNAT family N-acetyltransferase, which produces MKESKGISIDLVKGTFSDYIIRDKNSIVVGRFTILELDKDNKKCNVRLKFYRYNDPELLSETVSNILRAIFKDSSIYKANFIVNENANFKVFIDLGFVLEGIFSDNLFVNGHFMDELSFGINRSDYNNSFVTSIIRLKGENIEIRNLTPENAEDLLDYYIRNKEHLDPYEPSRDDSFYTYETQRDILIESYRQLINGTSYDLGIYKDEKLIGKAKLSNIVYGIFKSAILGYSIDREYQGKGYMKEAVRLILDYSKSELELHRIEASVLLDNKRSKAVLLGCGFKEIGINEKYLFINGSWKDHLTLYKILED; this is translated from the coding sequence ATGAAGGAAAGTAAAGGGATAAGTATAGATTTAGTAAAAGGAACATTTAGTGATTATATTATTAGAGATAAAAATAGCATAGTAGTAGGTAGATTTACCATTTTAGAGCTAGATAAGGATAATAAAAAATGCAATGTAAGACTTAAGTTTTACAGATATAATGATCCAGAATTATTAAGTGAAACAGTCAGTAATATATTAAGGGCGATATTTAAGGATTCAAGTATATATAAAGCTAATTTTATAGTAAACGAAAATGCGAATTTTAAAGTGTTTATAGATTTAGGATTTGTTTTAGAAGGGATATTTTCAGATAATCTTTTTGTAAATGGTCATTTTATGGATGAACTTAGCTTTGGTATAAATAGAAGTGATTATAATAATTCATTTGTAACATCCATAATTAGATTGAAAGGTGAAAATATAGAAATAAGAAATTTAACTCCGGAAAATGCTGAAGATTTACTGGATTATTATATAAGAAATAAAGAGCATTTAGATCCTTATGAACCAAGCAGAGATGATAGTTTTTATACATATGAAACCCAAAGGGATATATTAATAGAAAGTTATAGGCAGCTTATAAATGGAACTAGTTATGATTTAGGAATATATAAAGATGAAAAGTTAATAGGTAAAGCTAAACTATCAAACATTGTATATGGAATATTTAAAAGTGCTATTTTAGGATACTCTATAGATAGGGAATATCAAGGGAAAGGATATATGAAGGAAGCGGTGAGGCTTATTTTAGACTATTCTAAAAGTGAATTAGAGTTACATAGAATTGAAGCATCAGTTTTATTAGATAACAAAAGATCTAAAGCTGTACTTTTAGGATGTGGATTTAAAGAAATAGGTATAAATGAAAAATATTTATTTATAAATGGAAGTTGGAAAGACCACCTAACTTTATATAAGATTTTAGAAGATTAA
- a CDS encoding glycogen/starch/alpha-glucan phosphorylase — protein MLDIDKKSLKADYKKKFLELHGKELEEGSNLQKYEALGSLVRDYVTKAWIRTNKKYNKTGEKQVYYLSMEFLLGRLLGNALLNLGIRDMCKEALNELNVDLEELENLEQDQGLGNGGLGRLAACFLDSMASLNIAGHGCGIRYKYGFFEQKIIDGKQVEVPDNWLREGNVWEIKKSDKSEIVKFGGEVKVETVNGKLAFNHVNYEPVLAVPYDTPIVGYENEVVNTLRLWSAEPVSNEFDFSSFSRGDFLKAIEYKNSVESISLVLYPEDSFYEGKMLRLKQQYFFVSAGLQSIIRHYKKHGGNILELDEKIAIHINDTHPTLAIPELMRILIDEEGLPWETAWRITQNVNSYTNHTILAEALEKWPIDMFKKLLPRIYMIVKEINERYCKELWNKYIGQWEKISRMAIIGDGYVRMANLAIVSSHSVNGVAKLHTEILKKKEMSDFYYLYPKKFNNKTNGITHRRWLLKCNPNLTNLLKDTIGDSFIKHPMDLENFERYLSDRNILERLDSIKLENKKDLAKEIYKTKGIIVDPNSIFDVQVKRIHAYKRQTLNCLRVMDLYNRLIDNPNLNIKPRTFIFAGKAAPGYILAKNIIELINAIADKVNNDSRVNKKIQVLMLDNYRVSLAEKIIPATDLSEQISTTTKEASGTSNMKFMMNGAITIATLDGANIEIKDEVKEKNIVIFGLTADEVLDYYKNGGYCSWDIYNSDVRVKRVMDSLIDGTYSSDREKFRVIYQSLLNYNDEFFVLKDFDAYIRAQERVDNLYNDMYNWQKICGVNIAHSGIFSSDRTIKEYATGIWGSDVIYKNL, from the coding sequence ATGCTAGATATAGATAAGAAATCTTTAAAAGCAGATTATAAAAAGAAATTTTTGGAGTTACATGGTAAGGAGCTTGAAGAAGGAAGTAATCTTCAAAAATATGAGGCTCTAGGTAGTTTAGTTAGAGACTATGTAACTAAAGCTTGGATAAGAACAAATAAGAAATATAATAAAACTGGTGAAAAACAGGTCTATTATCTTTCAATGGAGTTTTTACTTGGGAGATTGTTAGGAAATGCTCTTTTAAATCTAGGTATAAGAGATATGTGCAAAGAAGCATTAAATGAGCTTAATGTAGATTTAGAAGAATTAGAGAATTTAGAACAAGATCAAGGGTTAGGGAATGGGGGATTAGGGCGATTGGCAGCATGCTTTTTAGATTCTATGGCATCGTTAAATATTGCGGGACATGGTTGTGGTATAAGATATAAGTATGGATTTTTCGAACAAAAAATAATTGATGGAAAGCAAGTAGAAGTACCGGATAATTGGCTTAGAGAGGGTAATGTATGGGAAATAAAGAAAAGTGATAAATCGGAAATTGTTAAATTTGGAGGAGAAGTGAAAGTAGAGACTGTAAATGGAAAATTAGCATTTAATCATGTTAATTATGAGCCAGTATTAGCTGTTCCTTATGATACGCCTATAGTAGGGTATGAAAATGAAGTTGTAAATACTTTAAGATTATGGAGTGCAGAACCTGTGTCTAATGAATTTGATTTTTCATCTTTTAGTAGAGGAGATTTTTTAAAGGCTATTGAGTACAAAAATTCAGTAGAATCAATTTCTCTTGTGTTATATCCAGAAGATTCTTTTTATGAAGGCAAAATGCTTAGATTAAAACAACAATATTTCTTTGTATCTGCGGGACTTCAAAGTATTATAAGGCATTACAAAAAACATGGCGGAAATATATTAGAGCTTGATGAAAAAATAGCAATTCATATAAATGATACTCATCCAACTTTAGCTATTCCAGAACTTATGAGAATATTAATAGATGAAGAAGGATTACCTTGGGAGACAGCTTGGAGAATAACTCAAAATGTAAATTCATATACAAATCATACTATATTAGCTGAAGCTCTTGAAAAGTGGCCAATAGATATGTTTAAAAAATTACTTCCTAGAATATATATGATAGTTAAAGAAATAAACGAAAGGTATTGTAAAGAGCTTTGGAATAAGTATATAGGTCAGTGGGAAAAAATATCCAGAATGGCTATCATTGGGGATGGATATGTAAGAATGGCTAACCTTGCTATAGTTAGTAGTCATAGCGTAAATGGTGTAGCTAAGCTACACACGGAAATACTTAAGAAAAAGGAGATGTCAGATTTCTATTATTTATATCCTAAAAAGTTTAATAACAAAACTAATGGAATAACTCATAGAAGGTGGCTATTAAAATGTAATCCTAATTTAACAAATTTATTAAAGGACACAATAGGGGATAGTTTTATAAAGCACCCAATGGATTTGGAAAATTTCGAAAGATATTTAAGCGATAGAAATATTTTAGAAAGACTAGATAGTATAAAATTAGAAAATAAAAAAGACTTAGCCAAAGAAATATATAAGACAAAAGGAATTATTGTAGATCCAAATTCAATATTTGATGTTCAAGTAAAAAGAATTCATGCCTATAAGAGGCAGACTTTAAATTGTTTAAGAGTAATGGATTTATATAATAGATTAATAGATAATCCTAATCTAAATATTAAACCAAGAACATTTATTTTTGCAGGAAAGGCTGCACCAGGGTATATTTTAGCTAAAAATATAATTGAGCTTATAAATGCAATTGCAGATAAAGTTAATAATGATTCAAGAGTAAATAAAAAAATACAAGTATTAATGTTAGATAATTATAGGGTATCTTTAGCAGAAAAAATAATTCCAGCTACAGATTTGAGTGAACAAATTTCAACTACAACAAAAGAAGCATCAGGAACATCTAATATGAAATTTATGATGAATGGTGCAATTACAATAGCTACATTAGATGGAGCTAATATTGAAATTAAAGATGAAGTAAAAGAAAAGAATATTGTAATATTTGGCTTAACAGCAGATGAAGTTTTAGATTACTATAAAAATGGTGGATATTGTTCATGGGATATATATAATAGCGATGTACGAGTAAAGAGAGTGATGGATAGTTTAATCGATGGAACCTACTCCAGTGATAGAGAAAAGTTTAGAGTAATATATCAAAGTTTATTAAATTATAATGATGAGTTCTTTGTATTAAAAGATTTTGATGCTTATATAAGAGCTCAAGAAAGGGTAGATAATTTATATAATGATATGTATAACTGGCAAAAGATATGTGGAGTAAATATAGCACATTCAGGTATATTTTCATCAGATAGAACAATAAAAGAATATGCAACTGGTATTTGGGGATCAGATGTTATTTATAAAAATTTATAG